In Pantoea agglomerans, the genomic stretch GTTATTCCGGCGCGCATCACCGATGAACTGTGCCGAATGCTGGCGGAGACGCGCCTGCAGGTTTTGATGGTGACGCATATTAACCATGCGCAGGAGATCGATGCGTCGCTGGCGGCGGCGATGCAGCAGCTGAAGCGCGCCGGCGTGACGCTGCTAAACCAGAGCGTGCTGCTGCGCGGCGTCAATAACGACGCCCAGGCGCTCGCCGATCTCAGCAACGCGCTGTTCGACGCGGGCATTCTGCCCTACTACCTGCACGTTCTCGATAAGGTGCAAGGCGCGGCGCACTTTTACGTCTCTGACGACGAGGCGCGCGCGCTGGTGCGCACGCTGCTGACAAAGGTGTCCGGCTATATGGTGCCAAAGCTGGCGCGAGAGATTGGCGGCGAGCCGAGCAAGACACCGCTCGACCTGCAGCTGCGTCAGGCGTAGCGCGCCTGCTTTGCGCGCGCAAAAATTAACGGCCGGTTAAAACCGGCCGTTTTCTACAGGATGGCGAACGCGATCAGGCTTTCGCCGGGCACTTGTAGACCTGCCCGTTCATTTTGCTGTCCAGAGGCGCGAAAGCGGACCACAGGTTTTGCGTCGGGCTGGTGGCGCCGTAAATCACATTGCCGCCCATTTCCGCTGCGCGGTTGCGCAGATCGTTAGCTGCGCCGCGCAGCGAGCTGCCCTCGCCGCCGGAACCGCTCAGCCAGTTACTCTGTGAACCGGTGACATTACCCAGCAGCTGACATTCGCTGCCCGGTTGTTGATCGGTGAAGGTGACACGTTCGCCGCCAGCGCTCAGCTGGTGAGAGCTGCTGCATCCCGCCAGCAACAAGGTACTGACTGCCAGTCCGAGCAAGAGGTTAATCCGCATTGTAATCCCCATTTATTATCATCAGTATCGGGCGGCAGCGTAGCAGAAAAGTATCTCTTTTTTCTGAACATTCATTGCCCTGAGCCCGCAAAGCCGAAGGTTTGCGCCCTTACTTATACCCTTTTCATCCGCAAAAGAAAAACCCCCGACCGTTTCCGATCGGGGGTTTTCAGAGAGCAAAAGCGTCAGGGCAATTACATCATGCCGCCCATACCGCCCATGCCACCCATGCCGCCAGCGCCAGCACCTAAGTCAGGCGCGTCGCTTTTCGGCAGGTCGGTCACCATGCATTCGGTAGTGATCATCAGACCAGCAACAGAGGCCGCGTACTGCAGGGCAGAACGGGTCACTTTGGTTGGGTCCAGGATACCGAAGTCGATCATGTTGCCGTACTCTTCAGTCTGCGCGTTGTAACCGTAGTTACCGTCGCCCGCTTTCACGTTGTTAGCGACAACAGACGGCTCTTCGCCGGCGTTAGAGACGATCTGACGCAGCGGTGCTTCCATTGCGCGCAGCGCAACTTTGATACCGACGTTCTGATCTTCGTTCTGACCACGCAGATCGGCCAGCTGTGCTGCAACGCGAACCAGCGCCACGCCGCCACCCGCTACCACGCCTTCCTCTACCGCAGCACGGGTTGCGTGCAGGGCATCTTCAACGCGGGCTTTCTTCTCTTTCATTTCAACTTCAGTTGCTGCGCCTACTTTCAGAACGGCCACGCCGCCTGCCAGTTTCGCTACACGCTCCTGCAGTTTTTCTTTGTCGTAGTCAGAGGTTGCTTCTTCGATCTGCTGACGAATCTGGGTTACACGGCCCTGAATCGTCGCCTCTTCACCCACGCCATCGATGATGGTGGTGGTGTCTTTGTTGATAACCACGCGTTTTGCCTGGCCCAGATCTTCCAGCGCCGCTTTTTCCAGCTCCATACCGATCTCTTCAGAGATAACGGTACCGCCGGTCAGGATAGCGATATCCTGCAGCATCGCTTTACGACGGTCGCCGAAGCCCGGCGCTTTCACCGCAGCAACTTTCACGATGCCGCGCATGGTGTTGACCACCAGCGTTGCCAGCGCTTCGCCTTCAACGTCTTCAGCAACGATCAGCAGCGGTTTGCCTGCTTTAGCAACGGCTTCCAGCACCGGCAGCATTTCGCGGATGTTGGAGATTTTTTTGTCAGCCAGCAGGATGAACGGTGATTCCAGCTCAACTGCGCCCGTTTCCGGCTTGTTGATGAAGTACGGAGAGAGGTAGCCGCGATCGAACTGCATACCTTCAACCACGTCCAGCTCGTCCTGCAGACCGGTGCCTTCTTCAACGGTGATAACGCCTTCTTTACCCACTTTTTCCATCGCCTGGGCGATCAGGGTGCCGACGCTCTCATCGGAGTTAGCGGAAATGGTGCCGACCTGAGCGATAGCTTTAGAGTCTGAGCAAGGAACAGAGAGCGCTTTCAGCTGCTCAACCGCTGCAACAACGGCCTGGTCGATACCGCGCTTCAGATCCATCGGGTTCATACCCGCAGCCACAGCTTTCAGGCCCTCGGTGATGATTGACTGCGCCAGTACGGTTGCGGTGGTGGTACCGTCGCCTGCTGCGTCGTTCGCTTTAGAGGCAACTTCTTTCACCATCTGCGCGCCCATGTTTTCGAACTTGTCTTCCAGTTCGATCTCACGCGCTACGGACACGCCATCTTTCGTGATGGTCGGTGCACCAAAAGATTTATCCAGAACCACGTTACGGCCTTTCGGGCCCAGGGTAACTTTTACTGCATCTGCCAGTACGTTCACGCCGCGCAGCATTTTTACGCGAGCGTCATTACCGAATTTTACGTCTTTAGCTGCCATTTCAATTGTCCCTTAAATTCGTTTCGTTCAGTGAGTTCCGCGTAATTACGCTTCAACAATCGCCAGAATGTCGCTTTCAGAGATGATCAGCACTTCTTCGTTGTCGATCTTTTCAGTTTTCGCGCCGTAGCCTTCGCTAAAGATCACCAGATCGCCAACTTTAACGTCCAGCGGCTTCACTTCACCATTTTCCAGGATGCGACCATTGCCCACGGCCAGTACTTCGCCACGGGTTGATTTGCCTGCTGCAGAGCCGGTCAGAACGATGCCGCCAGCAGATTTAGCTTCAACTTCTTTACGCTTGACGATAACGCGATCGTGCAACGGACGAATTTTCATTAGATAGCTCTCCTTTGAGAAGTCCAATCATTCAGTTTCTGGGTTGAACGCCGGGCTGCAGGGCTTCCGGCCTCGTGGTGCAAGAGATAGGGTCGGTTAAAATGGCTTTCAAGGGGCGCCAGGACAATTTTTTTACCTGGCGATGACAACTGCCCATATTTTGCGCAAAAGGGCCGCATTTCGCGCCGCGCATAAAAAAAGCGCGACCTCAGGTCACGCTTCTCTTCTGAACCGCCTTTAGCGATCGTGGCGATCGTCATGGCCGATGCGGTCGCTGTCCTTGCGCTCATACTCACCATCCACGGTGAATCCGCTGTCCGGGCCGGCGCCAGGGCCGCGCCAGACGCGCAGGTGGGGCATCAGCTTCAGGGTCAGATGCTTTTGCACCGGCGGCAACAGCAGCAGCAGGCCGAGGAAGTCGGTAAAGAAGCCAGGCAGCAGCAGCAGGAAACCCGCGATGATCAGCGACACGCTTTTAATCATCTCTTCGGCCGGGCTCTCGTTGCGCGCCAGCTTCTCCTGCATCAGCATAAAGTTTTTCATGCCCTGGTTTTTCACCAGCGACACGCCGATTGCCGAGGTGAAAATCACCAGCAGCATGGTCAGCAACACGCCCAGCGCGTGAGCCACCTGAATAAACAGGGTGATCTCAATCCAGGCGAGCGCAAAAATAATGATTAACGGTAACCAGCGCACCGTATTCTCCTTTTAGTCGGGCTGCTCTGCGTCAGGCAGGCAGCGGAAAATGCCCTGTCAAACGGCATAGCCATGAGATGGGCCTGCCGTAACGCTAATTCAACCGCTGTTTTCAAATATTTACAGAAGGGTTAAATTTGTGCGTCATCTCACATATCGTAGTTATTGCAGCAATAATTGATGCATGGATACCTGTCCATGCTCGCGCTTTAGCCCGGCGGCAGCATATGATCGTGCGCGCCGGTGTCGAGGCGGATACACTGTCGGCTCCGGCTTTCCACGACAAATCAATACATCACCTGTGATGGATAGCGCCAGCGCAAGCGGCCAATAACAAGAAGGTTATCATGGCGAACAACATTCGTATCGAAGAAGACCTGCTAGGCATGCGTGAAGTCCCCGCGGATGCCTACTACGGCGTTCATACTCTGCGTGCGATTGAAAATTTCCGTATCAGCAACAGTAAAATCAGCGACATCCCTGAATTTGTACGCGGCATGGTGATGGTGAAAAAAGCCGCCGCGCTCGCCAATAAAGAGCTGCAAACCATTCCGCGCAATATCGCCAACACCATTATTCAGGCCTGCGACGAGGTGCTGAATAACGGCAGATGCATGGATCAGTTTCCGGTCGACGTCTATCAGGGCGGCGCGGGCACCTCGGTCAATATGAACACCAACGAAGTGCTGGCCAATATCGGGCTGGAACTGATGGGCCACCAGAAAGGCGAATATCAGTTCCTTAACCCCAACGATCACGTCAATAAATGCCAGTCCACCAACGACGCCTATCCCACCGGCTTCCGTATCGCGGTCTACAGCTCGATTCTCAAGCTGCTGGACGCGATCAAAGAGCTGGGCGAAGGTTTTGAGCGCAAGGCGGCGGAGTTCGAAACCATTCTCAAGATGGGCCGCACCCAGCTGCAGGACGCGGTGCCGATGACGCTCGGCCAGGAGTTCCGCGCTTTCCACGTGCTGCTGAACGAAGAGACGCGCAGCATTCTGCGCACCGCCGAGCTGCTGCTGGAGGTGAACCTGGGTGCCACGGCGATCGGCACGCGCCTCAACACGCCGGACGGCTATCAGCAGCTGGCGGTGCAGCGTCTCGCCGAGGTGAGCAACCTGCCGGTGGTGCCAGCGGAAGATCTGATCGAAGCGACCTCCGACTGCGGTGCTTACGTGATGGTGCACTCGTCGCTGAAGCGCCTGGCGGTGAAGCTGTCGAAGATCTGCAACGACCTGCGCCTGCTCTCTTCCGGCCCGCGCGCAGGCCTGAACGAGATCAACCTGCCGGAACTGCAGGCGGGCTCCTCGATTATGCCCGCCAAGGTCAATCCGGTGGTGCCGGAAGTGGTGAACCAGGTCTGCTTCAAGGTGATTGGCAACGACACCACCTTAACCATGGCGGCGGAAGCGGGCCAGCTGCAGCTCAACGTTATGGAGCCGGTTATTGGCCAGGCGCTGTTCGAGTCGATCAGCATTCTCACCAACGCCTGCTACAACCTGCTGGAGAAATGCGTTAACGGTATTACCGCTAACAAAGCGGTGTGCGAAGCCTACGTCTTTAACTCCATCGGCATCGTGACCTACCTCAACCCGTACATTGGCCATCACAACGGCGATATCGTCGGCAAGATCTGCGCGGAAACCGGTAAAAGCGTGCGCGAAGTGGTGCTGGAGCGCGGCCTGCTGACCGAAAGCGAGCTGGATGACATCTTCTCGGTGCAGAACCTGATGTACCCGGTCTACAAGGCGCGTCGCTACACTGACGAAAACGAACAGTAGGTCTGTTTTCACAATGCGAAAAAAGGCGCGCCGCGATCAACACGGCGCGCCTTTTTATTTGGTACATAACCGGCTCTTTTTCTCACTCTTATGAGGTGACGAATGATCGTCGTTGAATTAGCGATCGTCCTGCTGGCGATCTGGTTAGGCGCGCGTCTGGGCGGTATCGGGATCGGATTCGCCGGCGGGCTGGGCGTGCTGGCGCTGACGCTGCTCTGCGGGCTGAAGCCCGGCGCTATCCCCTTTGACGTGATTGAGATCATTATGGCGGTCATCGCCGCTATCGCCGCGATGCAGGTCGCGGGCGGCATGGATTATCTGGTTAGCCTGGCGGAACGGCTGCTGCGCCGCCATCCGCGCTACGTCACGCTGCTGGCGCCGCTGGTGACTTATACAATGACGCTGCTGGCGGGCACCGGCCATACCGCCTTCTCGACGCTGCCGGTGATAGCCGAAGTGGCGAAAGAGCAAGGCGTGCGCCCGTCGCGTCCACTCTCCATCGCCGTGGTCGCCTCGCAGATCGCCATCACCGCCTCGCCGCTCTCCGCCGCGGTGGTGTTCTTCGCCTCGCTGCTGGAGCCGCGCGGCGTCGGCTATATCGCCCTGCTGGCGATCGCCATCCCCTCAACGATGATCGGCCTGTTTCTCGCCGCGCTGGTCACCAACTTCCTCGGCAAAGAGCTGCACGAAGATGAGGTTTATCAGGCGCGCCTGGCCAGAGGCGAAGTCAAGCTGCGCGGGGCGAGCCGCTATGAAGAGAAGCCCGGTGCCAGACGGTCGGTGCTGCTGTTTCTGGTCGGCATCGTCGCGGTAGTGCTCTACGCCACCGCTATCAGCGACGGCGTAGGCCTGATTGCCAATCCGCCGCTGCCGCGCAACGAGGCGATCGTGGTCCTTATGCTGACCATCGCTACCCTGATCTCGCTGAGCTGCAAAATCGACACCAGCGCTATTCTCAGCGCCAGCACCTTTAAGTCGGGCATGAGCGCCTGCGTCTGCGTAATGGGCGTCGCCTGGCTCGGCGATACTTTTGTCAAAGCGCATATTGGCGAGATCCAGCAGCTGGCGGGTGATTTGCTGCAGCAGGCGCCCTGGCTGCTGGCGGTGGCGCTGTTTTTCGCCTCCATGCTGCTCTATTCGCAGGCGGCCACCGCCAAGGCGCTTATGCCCGCCGCGCTGCTGCTGGGGGTGTCGCCGCATACCGCCATCGCCTCCTTTGCCGCCGTTTCTGCGCTGTTCGTGCTGCCGACCTATCCGACGCTGCTGGCCGCCGTCGAAATGGACGACACCGGCTCGACGCGCATCGGCAAATATGTGTTTAACCACGCCTTTATCGTGCCGGGCGTGCTGGCGATTGCGCTGTCGGTGCTGTTCGGCTTTTTAATCGGCGGCCTGGTGCTGTAGCACGGTTACAACCGGTAAAGCCTGACGTGCGGCGAGCGTGCTATCATCCTCGCTTTCCGCAACCAGGAGCGACGCGATGAACGCCGTTGTGATTCTTTGTACCGCGCCGGATGAAGCCTGCGCGCGAAGGCTCGCCGCTCAGGCGCTGGAGGCGAAGCTTGCCGCCTGCGTTACGCTGCTGCCCGGCGCCACTTCGCTTTACGTCTGGCAGGGCAAGCTGGAGCAGGCCAGCGAAGTCCAGCTGCTGTTAAAAAGCAGTACCACGCACCAGCAGGCGCTAATGGATCTGCTTAAGCGCGAACACCCCTTTGAAGTGCCTGAACTGCTGGCGCTACCGGTTCAACATGGAGACAGTGAATACTTGTCATGGCTGCACGCATCTCTTGTCTGATCGCCTTTGCGCTGGCGCTGTTTATCGCGCTGCCGGCGCAGGCCTCTATTTTCTCTCCAAACGCCAGCAGCCGCTTTGTCCCCGTGGACCAGGCGTTTGCTTTCGATTTCAGCCAGCAGGGCCAGCAGCTGACGCTCAGCTGGAAGGTAAAAGAGGGCTACTACCTTTACCGTCAGCAGATTCATGTCAGCGCGCAGCAGGCGCAGATCGCGCCGGTGGAGCTGCCTCCAGGCCAGTCGCATGAAGATGAGTTTTACGGCAAAAGCGAAATCTACCCGCAGGATCTCAGCGTACCGGTGCAGCTACGCCAGGCCGCCAGCGGCGCCAGCCTCAGGGTGACCTATCAGGGCTGCGCGGCGGCGGGCTTCTGCTATCCGCCCGAGACGCGCACCATCCCGCTAACCGCGGTGGCCGCCGACGCGACGCCGCCAGCGGTCAGCGTCCAGCCCGCGTCGGCCGCGCCGCTGCCCTTCTCGCCGCTCTGGGCGCTGCTGATCGGCATCGGCGTCGCCTTTACCCCCTGCGTGTTGCCGATGTATCCGCTGATCGCCGGAATTATTCTCGGCGGCCAGCGCAGTGGCTCCTTGCTGCGGCTGTTTAGCCTGGCGCTAATCTACGTGCTGGGCATGGCGCTGACCTATACGCTGCTGGGCGTGGTGGTTGCGGCGGCGGGCCTGCGCTTTCAGGCAGCGCTGCAGCATCCTTATGTGCTAATCGGTTTATCGCTGATTTTCACCCTGCTGGCGCTGTCGATGTTCGGCCTGTTCCAGCTGCAGCTGCCCGCCAGCGTTCAGACGCGCCTTACCCTGTGGAGCAACCGCCAGCAGGGCGGCTCGCTGCCGGGGGTGTTCCTGATGGGCGCGCTGGCGGGCCTGATCTGCTCGCCCTGCACCACCGCGCCGCTTAGCGCTATTCTGCTCTATATCGCCCAGAGCGGTAATCTCTGGACCGGCGCGGGCACGCTGTGGCTCTACGCGATGGGCATGGGCCTGCCGTTGATCCTGGTTACGATGTTCGGCAACCGCCTGCTGCCGAAAAGTGGTCCCTGGATGCAGACGGTTAAGCAAGGTTTCGGCTTCGTCATCCTGGCGCTGCCGGTATTTTTGCTGGAACGCGTGCTGGGTGATACGTGGGGCGTGCGGCTCTGGAGCGCGCTGGGCGTCGCCGGTTTCGCCTGGGCCTTTTGCCACAGCCTGCGCGGCCAGGGCGGCAAATGGCGGCTGGTGCAGATAGTGATGCTGGCGGCGGCGCTCGTCAGTGCCCGTCCCTTGCAGGAGTGGGTCTGGGATGCACCGGCCGCATCGCCGACGGCGGCGCCGCTGCCCTTTAAACATATTGCCTCTGCGCCGCAGCTCGACACGGCGCTGCAACAGGCCAACGGCCGCGTCACCATGGTCGATCTCTACGCCGACTGGTGCGTGGCGTGCAAAGAGTTTGAAAAATATACCTTCAGCGAGCCGGGCGTGCGTGAGGCGCTGGGCCGCTACCAGCTGTTGCAGGCAAACGTCACCGCGAATAACGCCACGGATAACGCCCTGTTGCAGCATCTTCAGGTGCTTGGCCTGCCGACCATCCTGTTTTTCGATGCGCAGGGCCGTGAGATCCCCGGCTCGCGCGTGACGGGCTTTCTCAACGCGGAGGATTTCCGCACACATTTGCAGAATCGGGCGCGTTGAACGACACTGGAATTCCCGCCATCGGCGGACTGGTAAAGAGAGGAGACGTCATTTGCAGCGTGAACAGATACTCGAGCATGCGTTAAATGCGCTCGAAAAACATGGACTGGCGGCGACGACGTCATTATTACCGCAGCTGGCGGCCAGCAGCGAAGTGACGCTGCCGCAGCTGGAAGCGCTCTGGCGCGACAGCGACGCCCTGCTCTACGATGCGCTGCGCTATCACGGGCAGCAGATCGACAGCTGGCGGCGTCAGGTATTGCTCAGCGAGCTGGACGGCGAGCAGAAGCTGCTGGCGCGCTATCATGTGCTGAGTGAGCAGGTGCAGAAAGGCCGCTTTCCCGGCTGCCTGTTTATTGCCGCCTGTAGCTTTTATCCGCAGCCGGATCAGCCGGTACACCAGATTGCCGAGCAGCAGAAACAGGCTTCCTGGCATTTCACCCACGCCATTCTGGTAGAGCTGGGGCTGGATAATCCGACGATGGTGGCGGACCAGCTTGAGCTGATCCTGGAAGGCTGCCTCAGCAGGCTGCTGGTGAAGCGCAATGTGCAGGACGTGGCGACAGCCAAACGCCTGGCAGAAGATGTGCTGCGCATCGCGCTGTGCCGGGCTAACGGCGCTCTGGCCTAGGGTTTTGCCGCTTTTGCCTGAAAATCAGGCAATCAGTCACGTTTTCCCGCTTTTTTACCGGAAAGGCGTTGACGCGAAGCGGCCATTACGGTTTAATGCGCCCCGTTGCCCGAATAGCTCAGTCGGTAGAGCAGGGGATTGAAAATCCCCGTGTCCCTGGTTCGATTCCGGGTTCGGGCACCACTAATTAGAGAACCCAGCCTTATGGCTGGGTTTTTGCTTTTGTGCGGAACCCGTTCATCGAAGCGGTTCGATGACCTCGCCGCGTCCAGCGGCTCGCCCTGCGGGTTTGCCGCGCAGGCGCGACAAAGCAAAAATGCTCCCGGCATTTTTGTCCGGGTTCGGGCACCAAAATTTGAAACCCTCGCTTCGGCGGGGGTTTTTGCTTTGTGCGCAATCCGTCGTCGCACCCGGTTAACCGGCGCGCATCCAGTCGCAAAGATTGCCCAGCATCTTCATGCAGCGCTCAAGCTGCTCGACAGCGACAAACTCGTCCGCCTGATGTCCCTGTGCCATACTCCCCGGACCGCATACCAGCGTCGCAATGCCAATCTCGTCGAACAGTCCCCCTTCCGTGCCAAAGGCGACGGTGGAAAAGGTGTCGCTGCCGCTCCACTGCGCCAGCCAGCGGGCGAAGTCGCTCTGCGGATCGGTCAACAGGCCGGGATAGGCGCCCAGCGGCTGAAATGCAATCTCACTCTCCGGCGCCCGCTCGCGCATCGCGGGCAGCAGCTGGTCGCGCGCAAAGGCCGCGATATTCTCCAGCACGCCATCAACATCGGCCGCCGGCAGGGTGCGCAGCTCAAAGTCGAACTGGCAATCCTGCGGCACGATATTGAGCGCTGCCCCGCCCTGAATCGTGCCGACCTGCAGCGTGCTGAACGGCGGATTGAACCGCGCATCCTGCGTCTGCCGCAGCGACTCGCTGACGCTGGCGATATGGCCAATTAGCTGCGCCGCCTGTTCGATGGCGTTAACGCCCTCTGGCGCATAGGCGGAATGACAGGCGCGGCCGCGCACCTGACAGCGCATCGCCACTTTGCCTTTATGACCGTAAACCGGGCGCATTGCCGTGGGCTCGCCGATTATGCAGAGCGCGGGCTTTTCCGGCGATGCGCTGAGGTGGGCCACCAGCGAGCGCACACCCAGACAGCCAACCTCCTCGTCGCAGGAGAAAGCGAGATGTAGCGGCATCCGCAGCGGCTGCGCTAAAAAGCGATCCAGCGACGCCAGCACGCAGGCGATAAACCCTTTCATATCGGCGCTGCCGCGGCCATAGCAGCGCCCGTCGCGCTCGGTCAGCGCAAAAGGCGGTACCGTCCAGCGCTGTCCGTCGACCGGCACCACGTCGGTATGGCCCGACAGCAGCACCCCGCCGTCGCCCGCCGGCCCCAGCCGCGCATAGAGGTTGGCTTTAGCGCCGCTCTCGTCATAAAAAAGCTCAGCCGTAACGCCGCGCCGGGCAAGGACGTCGCGGATAAAGCCGATCAGCGCCAGGTTCGATTCACGGCTGGTGGTATCGAAGGCGAGCAGCGCCGACAGCGTCTCGCGCAGCGCGCTATTCATCGCCCGGCACGCCGTAGCTCGGCGCGTCGCGCGGATCGAGCGCGCGCGTCACGTAGGCCTCCATCTGCGGTTCGTAGGCGAGCCACAGCCGCGACAGCTCGCCGACCGGATCCTCGTCAGCCCAGTCCACGCGCAGATCCACCAGCGGCCAGGTGTAGTCATCCACCACCTTCACGGCGGCGGAATGCACCGGCCCCGCCTCGCCGCCGCGCGCGATGCCCGCCTGAAGCGCGGCGATCAGTCGGCTGGCAAGCTCGCCGGAAGAGGCATCAAACGCGGCAACCATCGCGTCGATTACCGCGCCGTCCGCCAGCATATTGCCCGCCGCCACGCAGTTTTCAC encodes the following:
- a CDS encoding co-chaperone GroES: MKIRPLHDRVIVKRKEVEAKSAGGIVLTGSAAGKSTRGEVLAVGNGRILENGEVKPLDVKVGDLVIFSEGYGAKTEKIDNEEVLIISESDILAIVEA
- the argE gene encoding acetylornithine deacetylase, which produces MNSALRETLSALLAFDTTSRESNLALIGFIRDVLARRGVTAELFYDESGAKANLYARLGPAGDGGVLLSGHTDVVPVDGQRWTVPPFALTERDGRCYGRGSADMKGFIACVLASLDRFLAQPLRMPLHLAFSCDEEVGCLGVRSLVAHLSASPEKPALCIIGEPTAMRPVYGHKGKVAMRCQVRGRACHSAYAPEGVNAIEQAAQLIGHIASVSESLRQTQDARFNPPFSTLQVGTIQGGAALNIVPQDCQFDFELRTLPAADVDGVLENIAAFARDQLLPAMRERAPESEIAFQPLGAYPGLLTDPQSDFARWLAQWSGSDTFSTVAFGTEGGLFDEIGIATLVCGPGSMAQGHQADEFVAVEQLERCMKMLGNLCDWMRAG
- a CDS encoding anaerobic C4-dicarboxylate transporter; translation: MIVVELAIVLLAIWLGARLGGIGIGFAGGLGVLALTLLCGLKPGAIPFDVIEIIMAVIAAIAAMQVAGGMDYLVSLAERLLRRHPRYVTLLAPLVTYTMTLLAGTGHTAFSTLPVIAEVAKEQGVRPSRPLSIAVVASQIAITASPLSAAVVFFASLLEPRGVGYIALLAIAIPSTMIGLFLAALVTNFLGKELHEDEVYQARLARGEVKLRGASRYEEKPGARRSVLLFLVGIVAVVLYATAISDGVGLIANPPLPRNEAIVVLMLTIATLISLSCKIDTSAILSASTFKSGMSACVCVMGVAWLGDTFVKAHIGEIQQLAGDLLQQAPWLLAVALFFASMLLYSQAATAKALMPAALLLGVSPHTAIASFAAVSALFVLPTYPTLLAAVEMDDTGSTRIGKYVFNHAFIVPGVLAIALSVLFGFLIGGLVL
- the dicD gene encoding division control transcriptional repressor DicD; its protein translation is MQREQILEHALNALEKHGLAATTSLLPQLAASSEVTLPQLEALWRDSDALLYDALRYHGQQIDSWRRQVLLSELDGEQKLLARYHVLSEQVQKGRFPGCLFIAACSFYPQPDQPVHQIAEQQKQASWHFTHAILVELGLDNPTMVADQLELILEGCLSRLLVKRNVQDVATAKRLAEDVLRIALCRANGALA
- the aspA gene encoding aspartate ammonia-lyase, encoding MANNIRIEEDLLGMREVPADAYYGVHTLRAIENFRISNSKISDIPEFVRGMVMVKKAAALANKELQTIPRNIANTIIQACDEVLNNGRCMDQFPVDVYQGGAGTSVNMNTNEVLANIGLELMGHQKGEYQFLNPNDHVNKCQSTNDAYPTGFRIAVYSSILKLLDAIKELGEGFERKAAEFETILKMGRTQLQDAVPMTLGQEFRAFHVLLNEETRSILRTAELLLEVNLGATAIGTRLNTPDGYQQLAVQRLAEVSNLPVVPAEDLIEATSDCGAYVMVHSSLKRLAVKLSKICNDLRLLSSGPRAGLNEINLPELQAGSSIMPAKVNPVVPEVVNQVCFKVIGNDTTLTMAAEAGQLQLNVMEPVIGQALFESISILTNACYNLLEKCVNGITANKAVCEAYVFNSIGIVTYLNPYIGHHNGDIVGKICAETGKSVREVVLERGLLTESELDDIFSVQNLMYPVYKARRYTDENEQ
- a CDS encoding protein-disulfide reductase DsbD, producing MAARISCLIAFALALFIALPAQASIFSPNASSRFVPVDQAFAFDFSQQGQQLTLSWKVKEGYYLYRQQIHVSAQQAQIAPVELPPGQSHEDEFYGKSEIYPQDLSVPVQLRQAASGASLRVTYQGCAAAGFCYPPETRTIPLTAVAADATPPAVSVQPASAAPLPFSPLWALLIGIGVAFTPCVLPMYPLIAGIILGGQRSGSLLRLFSLALIYVLGMALTYTLLGVVVAAAGLRFQAALQHPYVLIGLSLIFTLLALSMFGLFQLQLPASVQTRLTLWSNRQQGGSLPGVFLMGALAGLICSPCTTAPLSAILLYIAQSGNLWTGAGTLWLYAMGMGLPLILVTMFGNRLLPKSGPWMQTVKQGFGFVILALPVFLLERVLGDTWGVRLWSALGVAGFAWAFCHSLRGQGGKWRLVQIVMLAAALVSARPLQEWVWDAPAASPTAAPLPFKHIASAPQLDTALQQANGRVTMVDLYADWCVACKEFEKYTFSEPGVREALGRYQLLQANVTANNATDNALLQHLQVLGLPTILFFDAQGREIPGSRVTGFLNAEDFRTHLQNRAR
- a CDS encoding DUF1028 domain-containing protein; translated protein: MTLSISARCPESGQLGVAISSSSIAVGARCPWLQAGTGAVSSQNITLPALGQQILAQLEAGASAQQALKLALAEDRFSDYRQVTVIDSAGEVAHFSGSETLGVWKVAQGENCVAAGNMLADGAVIDAMVAAFDASSGELASRLIAALQAGIARGGEAGPVHSAAVKVVDDYTWPLVDLRVDWADEDPVGELSRLWLAYEPQMEAYVTRALDPRDAPSYGVPGDE
- the cutA gene encoding divalent cation tolerance protein CutA, which translates into the protein MNAVVILCTAPDEACARRLAAQALEAKLAACVTLLPGATSLYVWQGKLEQASEVQLLLKSSTTHQQALMDLLKREHPFEVPELLALPVQHGDSEYLSWLHASLV
- a CDS encoding FxsA family protein, coding for MRWLPLIIIFALAWIEITLFIQVAHALGVLLTMLLVIFTSAIGVSLVKNQGMKNFMLMQEKLARNESPAEEMIKSVSLIIAGFLLLLPGFFTDFLGLLLLLPPVQKHLTLKLMPHLRVWRGPGAGPDSGFTVDGEYERKDSDRIGHDDRHDR
- the groL gene encoding chaperonin GroEL (60 kDa chaperone family; promotes refolding of misfolded polypeptides especially under stressful conditions; forms two stacked rings of heptamers to form a barrel-shaped 14mer; ends can be capped by GroES; misfolded proteins enter the barrel where they are refolded when GroES binds) — its product is MAAKDVKFGNDARVKMLRGVNVLADAVKVTLGPKGRNVVLDKSFGAPTITKDGVSVAREIELEDKFENMGAQMVKEVASKANDAAGDGTTTATVLAQSIITEGLKAVAAGMNPMDLKRGIDQAVVAAVEQLKALSVPCSDSKAIAQVGTISANSDESVGTLIAQAMEKVGKEGVITVEEGTGLQDELDVVEGMQFDRGYLSPYFINKPETGAVELESPFILLADKKISNIREMLPVLEAVAKAGKPLLIVAEDVEGEALATLVVNTMRGIVKVAAVKAPGFGDRRKAMLQDIAILTGGTVISEEIGMELEKAALEDLGQAKRVVINKDTTTIIDGVGEEATIQGRVTQIRQQIEEATSDYDKEKLQERVAKLAGGVAVLKVGAATEVEMKEKKARVEDALHATRAAVEEGVVAGGGVALVRVAAQLADLRGQNEDQNVGIKVALRAMEAPLRQIVSNAGEEPSVVANNVKAGDGNYGYNAQTEEYGNMIDFGILDPTKVTRSALQYAASVAGLMITTECMVTDLPKSDAPDLGAGAGGMGGMGGMGGMM
- a CDS encoding DUF4156 domain-containing protein, producing the protein MRINLLLGLAVSTLLLAGCSSSHQLSAGGERVTFTDQQPGSECQLLGNVTGSQSNWLSGSGGEGSSLRGAANDLRNRAAEMGGNVIYGATSPTQNLWSAFAPLDSKMNGQVYKCPAKA